Below is a genomic region from Leptotrichia shahii.
CCTGGACTTGGAGATGAAGCAGGATTTGTTGGTTCAATTGCATTAGGAAAAATTGCGTTGGAAAATAGTAAAAAATAAAAATTAATTGATAATTAATCAGGGGGGATTAATTAAAATGAGAAATATTATAAAGGGCAACGAAACCAAAATAAACGAAAAAGATTTGCTATCTTTTACTAAAAGCGTGTATTATTTGTTAAATGGTAAAATTTCACTAATTGATACACTTGGAATTATTGCTCAGAATTATGATGGAGATTTGAAAAACAGGATAATTCGTACAAAACAGCAAATTGAAAAGGGAGTTTCACTTCATAGGGCTTTTTCTAAAATTACTTTAGATAGAGAATTTATGGAAATGATTAAAATTGGGGAAGAAACTGGGAATTTAGAAATAGTTTTTAAGAATTTGTATGAAAAGTATGAATTTAATCAGAAAATAAAAAAAGATATAAAAAATTTAAGTATTTATCCATTAACAGTTATAATTACAGCGTTAGTTATTGTATTTATACTGTTAAAGTTTGTTGTACCTAAATTTGTCTTAATTTATTCAGATATTGGGCAGGAATTGCCGAAAGTTACACAGATTGTTATAAATATTAGTAAAATAGTTGATAAATATGGAATTATTTTATTGATGACTATAGTTTTTTTGTTCTTTTGTTTAAAAAAATGGAAAGAGCAAAATGAGAAGATTTTTGAAAGAAAAATTTTAGGAATAAAAGTTATTGGAAAAATGTATAAAAATATTTGTATATTAAATTTTACGAGAAATATGTATTCTTTGACAGATGCTAATGTTCCGTTAATTCAATCCCTAAAAATGTGTACAAATTCTAAAAGCTATGTTTTAAATGAAGAGCTGAAAAAAATTATTTTGAAAATAGAAAAAGGTGAGAGTATTCAAAAATCATTTAAAAATACAACTTTTTTTGACAATGAGTACATAAGTTTTCTCACAATTGGAGAAAAGACTGGGGAAATGAAAATATCATTTTTTAACCTAAATGAAATTTATTACGAAAAAGTTAGTGAAAAGATAAAATGGATTTTGAAAATGTTTGAGCCACTTTCAATAATTTTTATTGGAATAATTATTGGGTTGATCGTATTTTCAGTTATGTTGCCTATTTTTAAAATGGGGGAAATGTTGTAAATATCAAATGAAAAATATAAAAAATTAAAATTGAAAATTAGAATTTTGGATTTAACACAAATAACTTTATTCTTCATTATTAAAATATAGAATTTATTATGAATTTTATTAGTAAAGAGGAAGAAAGATTTCTTATAAGCAAATAAATAAAATATAATATATGTTTTTAATAAGAGGAATAAGTTGTTTGGTTTATCTAAAGTAATTTGGATTATAGTAAAGTTTAAAATTAGACTCAAAAGTTATGAGCATGTTACTTAAATTTTATAGGTTTAATTTTAAATGGATGTTAATAGACGATAGATATGTTCGATAACCTAAGTTTTTATCTTTACAAGGGATCAATATTCCTTGCTTCAGAATATTTATTTTACTAAATTCTGAGTTTGTATAGTTATCAAACAGGTCTAATAAAAGAAAAAAGGAAAATTTATGATAGAAAATTTTATAGAATCATCAAAATATACACAAAATTTGTTTAAAATAAAAAATGAGATCGTACAGGAAATAAAAAAGGAGAGTTTAGAACAAAATGTCCCGATTATTACAGATGAAGTGCTAAAGTATATGATTTTTACTGCAAGAAATATAAAAGCGAGAAATGTTTTGGAAATTGGCACGGCGACAGGATATTCAGGACTTTTTTTGGCACAAATCGCTAATGAAAATGATGGATTTTTAACAACAATGGAAATTGATGAAATTCGTTATGGAAAAGCTGTGGAAAATTTTAAGAAACTTGGATTATTTGAAAAGAATAAAATGGTTTTTGGAGATGCTTTAAAAGAAATTCCAAAACTTGATAAGAATATGAAGTATGATTTTATTTTTATTGATGCTTCAAAAGGGCAGTATTTGAAGTTTTTTGAAATGAGTTATGAACTTCTCAATGAAAATGGAATTATTTTTATTGATAATCTCATGTTTCGTGGACTAGTTGCGGCAGACAAGGAAGAAATTCCAAAAAGATATAAGACAATTGTAAAAAGACTTAAAGAATTTATAGAAAAATTAAATGAAGAGTATAATTTTGTACTTCTGCCGTTTGGAGATGGAGTTGGAATAGTAAAAAAATAAATCCTGTTAGACATATTTGGCAATTATTAAATATGGAAAGTATTACTCAAGAAGTCAAACATCTTGTCAAAAATAAAAGAAAAGTATTAAAGTTGTCGAATATATTTATTTAATAGATATGTTCGATAACCTAAGTTTTTTATCTATACAAGGGGTCAAGACCCCTTGCTTCAAGATATTTATTTTATTAAATTCTAAGTTTGTATAGTTATCTAACAGGTCTAATGTTAAAGTGATTTGTATAATTTTGTGAAGATACAAGAAAGAGAAGTGAGGAGAAATGAAATTTCTTTTGTATAATATTCGATATGGGACTGGAAAATATTTGAATCAGCCGTTTAAGCATATGCGAGGGTATTTGGGACGCTCTGTAAGGCATATATATCGCATTGGGAAATTTATTAATAAATATAAGCCTGATATTGTGGGACTTGTAGAAGTTGATCTTGGCTCATTTAGAATGTACAGCAGAAATCAGGCTACGCTTCTTGGGAGAATTACGAGAAATAATAATGTTTATCAGTATAAATATGAGGAAGATTCTAATTATATGAAATTTCCGATGGTGAGAAAGCAGGGGAATGCTTTGCTTTCTAAAAATCCTGTTTTACGAGAAGAATTTCATTATCTGGATATTGGAATGAAAAAATTGATTATTGAGGTGGAAACGGAAGATGTAGTAGTGTTTCTGGTTCATTTGGCACTTGGGGGAAAAACACGACAGAAACAGATTGTTCAGCTTTACAATTTTGTGAAAAACTGCAAAAAGCCAGTTATAGTCGCTGGAGATTTTAATGTGTTCTGGGGTGAAGAGGAGATTGAAATGTTTTTGCAAGCTTCAAATTTACGAAATATAAATATAAGGAAAGATTTTACTTTTCCAAGCTGGAATCCAAAACGAGAACTTGATTTTATACTTTGTTCAGAGGAAATAAAAGTAAAAAGTTATAAAGTTATACAAACTCAGCTTTCAGATCATCTGCCAATATTAGTTGATTTTGAAATTGTAAAATCAGAAAAAAGATAGTTTTTTGTTCATAAAATCTAAATCATTAATTTTGTTAATGGTATCATTAAAAACTTATATATTTGATATATTGATTTTGTATTATTTTTCTGCTATAATAGATTTATCAAAAAATAAATTAAAATGATAGGAGGAAAAGATTATGAAAATGATAAGAAGGATAAGGGATAATAAATTTGCACAATTTAATTATAAACCCTTGTCAGATGGTGTATAATCATTTTTATAATGGATTCCTGTTTTACATAAAAATTTTAGTTTTGCCAATGACTTTTGGGTTGTTGGCTCTTTGTTTTTATATACAATTTGTATAATTTTATTTAGAGCCTGTAAAAAGGGCTTTTTTTTATAAAAAAGTAGGGAGATGGTAATTATGATAAAAGTTGGAGTTATTGGAGCGACTGGGTATGCTGGGCAGCAGCTTGTATGGATATTGAATAATCATAAAGAAGTGGAGATTAAATTTATTTCTTCGTATTCAAATGCTGGAGAGAATATAAGCGAGGTGTATGAAAATTATAAAAAATATTTTGAGAAGAAATTGATTTCGCAGAAAGAGGCTGAAGAGAGTTTTGGAAAAATTGATGTGCTGTTTTTGGCATTGCCACATGGATTGTCGGAAAAAATGACTAAGAAGGCACTTGAAAATGATGTAAAAGTTTTTGATCTGGGAGCAGATTTCAGGTTAGATGATTCAGAAACTTATGAAAAATGGTATGATGTTAAACATGAGTTTCCTGAAATTAATCAGAGTGCAGTTTATGGCTTACCTGAACTGAATAGGGGAAAAATAAAGAAAAGTCAAGTCATTGCTTGTCCTGGCTGTTATCCGACATCGGCGATACTAGGGACAGCACCACTTTTGAAAAATAAAGTTGTAAAAACAGATAAAATAATAATTGATTCAAAGTCTGGGGTTTCAGGAGCAGGGAGAAATGCGAAAATAGATACAATTTTTACAGAAGTAAATGAAAGTTTTAAGGCTTACGGAGTTTTAAAGCATAGACATACGCCTGAAATAAAGCAGGAAATGGATAAACTGTCAGAAAGCGATATAAACGTAGTGTTTACTCCGCATTTATTACCGATAAATAGAGGGATTCTTTCAACAATTTATTTGGAAGTGAATGAGGAATGGAAGGAGAAGTTGACTGAAGAAAAAATTTATGAAATTTATAATGAGTTTTATAAAAATGAGTATTTTATAAGGGTTACTGAAAATTTGCCCGAGATAAAAAATGTAAAAAATAGCAATATTTGTGAAATTGGTGTCCGTTATGACTCGAAAACTGGGAATATTATTGTAATTTCTGCGATTGATAACCTTATAAAAGGTGCAGGAGGTCAAGCTGTTCAAAGTATGAATATTATGTTTGAGCTTGAAGAAAATATGGGACTGGAATTTTTATCAATGTATATATAAGTTAATTTTTAAAAGGAGTGATGTTTATGAAAATAATAAAAGATGGGACAATTACTAATGTTAAAGGGATAAAGGCGGCAGGAATATCGGCACAGTTGAAAAAAAGCGGGAAAAAAGACTTGGCATTGATTTACAGCGAGAAAAAGGCAGTTTCAGCTGCGGTTTTTACAAAAAATCTTGTAAAGGCGGCTCCGATTATTTTAAATATGGAAAATATAAAAAATGGAAATACACAGGCGATTATTGTAAATAGCGGGAATGCTAACTCGTGTACTGGAGAAACTGGACTTGAAAATGCTAAAAAAATGACAGAATTTGCAGCAAATGAGCTGGGACTCAAAAAAGAGGAGATTTTGGTACAGTCTACTGGAATTATTGGGGTTCAGCTGGATATGAAAAAGATAGAAACTGGAATTAGTAAAATTTGCAAGGAAATATCGGAAAATGGGGGAAATGATGCGGCAACTGCGATTATGACAACGGATACTTTTACAAAACAAATTTGTGCAGAAATTGAAATAGATGGAAAAACAGTAACAGTTGCAGGAATGGCAAAAGGTTCTGGGATGATACATCCAAATATGGCTACAATGCTTGCTTTTACAGTAACGGATGTAAATATTGAAAAATTGTTGCTGCAAAAAATATTTTCCGAAATTACAGATAGCACATTTAATATGATTTCAGTTGACGGAGATACAAGTACAAATGACATGGCTTGTGTTTTGGCGAATGGACTTGCGGGAAATGAGAAAATTGTTGATGAAAATACGGATGGATATATTGAATTTAAAGAGGCATTGCATAAAGTAAATGAGGAATTGGCTAAATTAATTGCAAAAGATGGCGAAGGTGCTACAAAATTAATTCAAGTTACGACAAATGGCGCAGAAACTCAGAAAGATGCAAAAAAAGTTTCAAAATCAGTTATCACTTCAAGTCTTTTCAAGGCGGCAGCTTTTGGTGGTGATCCTAATTGGGGAAGAATTTTGTGTGCGGTCGGATATTCAGAGGCAAATTTAAAAACTGATAAAGTTAATATTTTTCTAAAAGCTGGAAATGATATGGTTCAAGTTGCGAAAAATGGGATGGCACAAGATTTTGATGTTCCGATGGCTGAGAAAATTTTGAAGGCTGAAACGGTTGAAATAATTATTGAGTTAAATGATGGGGAGTTTGAAGCGACTGCTTGGGGATGTGATTTGAGTTATGATTATGTGAAAATTAATGCGGAGTATCATACTTAATATTTTTTAAAATTAAATTTTTGAAAAACTCAAAAAATGAGAAAAATTTTAATAAAAAGAAAGGAAAAATATGATTTCAAATTTAGATAAAGCAAAAATTTTAGTAAAGGCGTTGCCGTTCATAAAAAAGTATCATAGTAAAACGATTGTAATTAAATATGGCGGAAGTGCGATGGTCAATCCTGTTGCACGTGAGCAGTTTATTCAAGATGTAGTTCTTATGAAGTATGTTGGGATAAATCCTGTGATTGTGCATGGTGGCGGGCCTGAGATAAACGAGATGCTTCAAAAAATTGGGAAAGAGAGCAAATTTGTTGCAGGAAATCGTGTAACTGATGAGGAAACTATGGAGATTGTGGAAATGGTGCTTTCAGGGAAAGTAAATAAAGGAATTGTTGCGGATATTAATAAATATGGCGGAAAAGCTGTTGGACTTAGTGGAAAAGATGGGAATATGTTGTTTGTTGAGAAGAAGTTTGTTGAAGTTGATGGAGAGAAGGTTGATATTGGGTTCGTTGGAGAGATTAAGGAAATTAATACGGAAGTTATAAAATTGTTGGAGTCGAATGATGTGATTCCTGTGATTTCGTCTATTGGAGTTGATAAAAATGGTCAGACATACAATATTAATGCAGATTATGTGGCAGGTGCGATTGCTGGGAAATTACAAGCTGACAGATTGGTATTTTTGACGGATGTTGATGGAATATTGCTTGATTACCATGATAAGCAGACACTTATTGATGAAATTGATGTGAAAAAAGTGAATGATTTAATCGAGCGAGGAATTATTAGTGGTGGAATGTTGCCAAAAGTTATGACTTGCTTGAATGCAATTGAAAATGGAGTGGAAAACGTCGTTATTCTAAATGGAAAATTGGAACATTCTATGATTCTTGAGTTGTTTACGGTTGAGGGGGCTGGAACGTTAATTAGAAAGCATGAAAATTCAAAAAGCTAAGATTATTTGAGAAAGCGAAAATATTCTAAAGTTGAAAATTAGAAAATTTTCAAATATCTGCAATAGAAAAT
It encodes:
- a CDS encoding type II secretion system F family protein, with protein sequence MRNIIKGNETKINEKDLLSFTKSVYYLLNGKISLIDTLGIIAQNYDGDLKNRIIRTKQQIEKGVSLHRAFSKITLDREFMEMIKIGEETGNLEIVFKNLYEKYEFNQKIKKDIKNLSIYPLTVIITALVIVFILLKFVVPKFVLIYSDIGQELPKVTQIVINISKIVDKYGIILLMTIVFLFFCLKKWKEQNEKIFERKILGIKVIGKMYKNICILNFTRNMYSLTDANVPLIQSLKMCTNSKSYVLNEELKKIILKIEKGESIQKSFKNTTFFDNEYISFLTIGEKTGEMKISFFNLNEIYYEKVSEKIKWILKMFEPLSIIFIGIIIGLIVFSVMLPIFKMGEML
- a CDS encoding O-methyltransferase; its protein translation is MIENFIESSKYTQNLFKIKNEIVQEIKKESLEQNVPIITDEVLKYMIFTARNIKARNVLEIGTATGYSGLFLAQIANENDGFLTTMEIDEIRYGKAVENFKKLGLFEKNKMVFGDALKEIPKLDKNMKYDFIFIDASKGQYLKFFEMSYELLNENGIIFIDNLMFRGLVAADKEEIPKRYKTIVKRLKEFIEKLNEEYNFVLLPFGDGVGIVKK
- a CDS encoding endonuclease/exonuclease/phosphatase family protein, with protein sequence MKFLLYNIRYGTGKYLNQPFKHMRGYLGRSVRHIYRIGKFINKYKPDIVGLVEVDLGSFRMYSRNQATLLGRITRNNNVYQYKYEEDSNYMKFPMVRKQGNALLSKNPVLREEFHYLDIGMKKLIIEVETEDVVVFLVHLALGGKTRQKQIVQLYNFVKNCKKPVIVAGDFNVFWGEEEIEMFLQASNLRNINIRKDFTFPSWNPKRELDFILCSEEIKVKSYKVIQTQLSDHLPILVDFEIVKSEKR
- the argC gene encoding N-acetyl-gamma-glutamyl-phosphate reductase; the protein is MIKVGVIGATGYAGQQLVWILNNHKEVEIKFISSYSNAGENISEVYENYKKYFEKKLISQKEAEESFGKIDVLFLALPHGLSEKMTKKALENDVKVFDLGADFRLDDSETYEKWYDVKHEFPEINQSAVYGLPELNRGKIKKSQVIACPGCYPTSAILGTAPLLKNKVVKTDKIIIDSKSGVSGAGRNAKIDTIFTEVNESFKAYGVLKHRHTPEIKQEMDKLSESDINVVFTPHLLPINRGILSTIYLEVNEEWKEKLTEEKIYEIYNEFYKNEYFIRVTENLPEIKNVKNSNICEIGVRYDSKTGNIIVISAIDNLIKGAGGQAVQSMNIMFELEENMGLEFLSMYI
- the argJ gene encoding bifunctional glutamate N-acetyltransferase/amino-acid acetyltransferase ArgJ is translated as MKIIKDGTITNVKGIKAAGISAQLKKSGKKDLALIYSEKKAVSAAVFTKNLVKAAPIILNMENIKNGNTQAIIVNSGNANSCTGETGLENAKKMTEFAANELGLKKEEILVQSTGIIGVQLDMKKIETGISKICKEISENGGNDAATAIMTTDTFTKQICAEIEIDGKTVTVAGMAKGSGMIHPNMATMLAFTVTDVNIEKLLLQKIFSEITDSTFNMISVDGDTSTNDMACVLANGLAGNEKIVDENTDGYIEFKEALHKVNEELAKLIAKDGEGATKLIQVTTNGAETQKDAKKVSKSVITSSLFKAAAFGGDPNWGRILCAVGYSEANLKTDKVNIFLKAGNDMVQVAKNGMAQDFDVPMAEKILKAETVEIIIELNDGEFEATAWGCDLSYDYVKINAEYHT
- the argB gene encoding acetylglutamate kinase, producing the protein MISNLDKAKILVKALPFIKKYHSKTIVIKYGGSAMVNPVAREQFIQDVVLMKYVGINPVIVHGGGPEINEMLQKIGKESKFVAGNRVTDEETMEIVEMVLSGKVNKGIVADINKYGGKAVGLSGKDGNMLFVEKKFVEVDGEKVDIGFVGEIKEINTEVIKLLESNDVIPVISSIGVDKNGQTYNINADYVAGAIAGKLQADRLVFLTDVDGILLDYHDKQTLIDEIDVKKVNDLIERGIISGGMLPKVMTCLNAIENGVENVVILNGKLEHSMILELFTVEGAGTLIRKHENSKS